ACGATAAACACCACCACCACCGGCACGCTGACAAGAATCGCCGCGGCAGCGTAAAGCCCCCACTGGGTGGACATGCTTGCTTGAAAACTCTTGACGCCTAAAGGTAGCGTAAACATTTCGCGATCTTGTAAAACCTGAGCGGCAACGATGTACTCGCTCCATGCGGTCATAAAACTAAACAAGGCCGTAATCACCAACCCGGGGGCAGCGAGCGGCAAGATCACCTTGCGAAACGCAACCAACCGCGAGCAGCCGTCCACGCGGGCCGCCTCTTCGAGGGATGGCGAGATCGTGTCGTAGAAACCCTTCATTTGCCAGACGCAAAAAGGAAGCGCCGTTGAAACGTAAAAGACGAGCAAGCCCAGAAATGTATTCATCAGATGTAGTTTGGCGACCAATATGTAAAGCGGCAGCAGCAGCATCGTCGCGGGGAACATTTGCGTAGTGAGGATCGAAAGCATTAAGGCTTGGCGACCGACAAAGCGGAATCGACTTAGAGCGTACCCGCCCATCGCCGCTAAGGCGACGCCCGTGACTGTCACGGCGAACGAGACAAGCAGCGAGTTGCCAAGCCATCGCAGAAATGGTTGCTGCGTGAATAGTGCCGCGTAAGAGTCCAACGTCCAATCGTCAGGAATGATCGAGAGATCGGTCGTCTTCAACTGATCGCCGGGACGCAACGAGATCGAAAGCACGTTCAGTGCTGGATAGACGCTGATCACAACGAACAGCAGAAGAAACGCATGGCGAAGAATCGTGATTCGTAGTGGTTCTTTAGCCATAGACATTCTCGGTGGCTTTGGAACGGTGTAAGAAAGCTAGGCAAAAGACGAGTAAGATGATGAAGACGATCATCGACAAGGCAGCTCCATAACCATAACGGTAGAGGTTAAACACTTCCTTGTAGACGTAGGAAACAAGAATATGCGTCTTGTTCGAAGGGGCACCGCCGTTGGAGACGAGCCAAACTACGTTGAGATTGTTAAAGGTCCAGATGGCTCCCAAAGTCGCTGCCGGAGCAAGTACCGGTTTTAACAACGGCAAAGTGATGTGACGGAACTGCTGCCAACGCGAGGCACGATCGATTCTCGCTGCCTCGTACATCTCCTGAGGAACCCCCTGCAGACCACCGAGGGCGATCACCATCATGAAGGGATAGCCGAGCCAAACATTGGCGATGATACACGCGATAAAGGCATTGGTCGCTTCGCCGAGCCAGTTCACTTGCGGCAGGCCAAACAGTTGGTTGCTGATCAGGTTCACAGCACCGTATTCCAAGTGAAACATGCTCCGCCAAGTTAAGGCCGTGATGTAAGCTGGGACAGCCCACGGCAAAATAAGGAGCACGCGATAAATCGATTTGCCGCGGATCGGACCATTCAACGCAACTGCTAACAGCACGCCGATGCCAACGTGAAAAGTCACGTTCACGACGGTCCAAAGAATTGTCTTCAGCAACACTGCGTAGAATTGCTCGTCGCTTAGCACATCAACATAGTTCTGCCAGCCGGTAATTCCCCAATTTCGAAAGTGCGTGAGGGACATATTCGAGAAGGAGAGCACCAGATTGTAGAAAAACGGAAAGACTACCGTAAGAAAGATCAACACAATCGCAGGACCAACCATGGCATAGGCCAACGGTTGCCGCCGTAAGTCAGGAAGCAACCGTGCGAGGCCGTGTCTCTGCCAGACGAATAGTGCCAGCGTTGCCAAGGCAGCGAGAGCACCCCAGACCCAACTCCCTTCGACTTCGGCATCGTCGCGACGCATCAGTTCAATCGCCTCGACGGCATTCTCCTGCATCCGCTGGGCAGCCTTTTCAGCCGTGAGCTCGCCACCGAGCAACGCCTGGTAGGGGGGCCGCATCGCGTCCCAAACAGCTCGCATCTCAGGACCCGAGGGCATGAGATGGCCGTTGGCAAGCTGTTCGCTTGAAGCCTTCAGCGTTGCATCCGAGCTAAGCAACGGATCGTCGTAAGGCGACTTACGGGAAGGGAGGATCCGTAATTCTTGCATCGCCCTCCGCTGCGACTCCTCGCTGGTGAGATAAGCAACCAGCGCCATCGCAGCTTCACGTTGCGCGGGACTTGCATTGACGTTGAGCGAGTAGCCTTTGGGGGAAACCATCGGGCCCATCGGTTGGCCCGTCGCTTGAACCAACGGCAAGGGAGCGATCGCCGCATTAATCACCTCGGAGTCGAGATAATCGCCCCAACTCCAGTCGCCGTTGATGATCATGGCGGCATTGCCCGATTTGAACAGCGAGTCGGCCGTTTCGTAGTCACATCCTTTGGGGACGATTTTCTCTTTGCGCTGCAGGTCGATGATCAGCTTGAGTGCGGCGATCGTCTCGTCAGTATTCAGGTCGGGCTCGGTATTTGCTTCGTCACTAAACAGCCAGGCACCAAAGCCTGTCAAGAACGGCACGGAAAAGTAAGGTTCCTCGTAGTTCCAGACCAGACCGTAGCGTTCGTTCCGTCCGTCGCCATCCTCGTCGAGGGTGTTTTCACGACCGATCTTGATAAGTTGCTCAATCGTTTCAGGCGGCTGCTTGACGAAGTCACGGTTGTAGACGAGCGCCAGATGATTGCCAAATCGATCAGAGATCTGCACGAGATCTTTTTCATCGGGGCTATCATTCGAGGGGAGAAAGGTTAGCCCCCCGGGTTTGAATTGTTGTCGCTGCTGCTCATCGACCCAGGGGCCCATATCAGCGATCACGCCCATCGTGTGATAAGTTCCCAGAACATCACTTGGACCATAGAGAAGGTCCGGTCCGACGCCAGCCAGCGCCGCTGCTTGGTAGCTGCTGCGCAATTCCTCGGTATCTTTGAAGACGAGCTTAATAGAAACCTCTGGGTGTTTCTGTTCGTACTCATCGACGAGTTTTTGCAGAAAAACTCTTTCGTTGGGCACCATCTGATGCCAAAGCTGAATCACTTGCCGCCCGTCTTCCTGCTGGCAACCGCCCAAGAGACTACCTAGCAGGAGGCAACTAAGAAGGCACTTGAACTGATGGAAAGCGAAAGCCAAAGAGTTGGAGCTATTGAGCATAGTCAGAACACTGATCGGCAAACTTCAACGTGCCTTCCGAAACACAGGACTAGCGATAAAGGACAACACCCTGTTTC
Above is a genomic segment from Lacipirellulaceae bacterium containing:
- a CDS encoding ABC transporter permease subunit translates to MAKEPLRITILRHAFLLLFVVISVYPALNVLSISLRPGDQLKTTDLSIIPDDWTLDSYAALFTQQPFLRWLGNSLLVSFAVTVTGVALAAMGGYALSRFRFVGRQALMLSILTTQMFPATMLLLPLYILVAKLHLMNTFLGLLVFYVSTALPFCVWQMKGFYDTISPSLEEAARVDGCSRLVAFRKVILPLAAPGLVITALFSFMTAWSEYIVAAQVLQDREMFTLPLGVKSFQASMSTQWGLYAAAAILVSVPVVVVFIVLSKYLVSGMTVGAVKE
- a CDS encoding extracellular solute-binding protein, with the protein product MGGCQQEDGRQVIQLWHQMVPNERVFLQKLVDEYEQKHPEVSIKLVFKDTEELRSSYQAAALAGVGPDLLYGPSDVLGTYHTMGVIADMGPWVDEQQRQQFKPGGLTFLPSNDSPDEKDLVQISDRFGNHLALVYNRDFVKQPPETIEQLIKIGRENTLDEDGDGRNERYGLVWNYEEPYFSVPFLTGFGAWLFSDEANTEPDLNTDETIAALKLIIDLQRKEKIVPKGCDYETADSLFKSGNAAMIINGDWSWGDYLDSEVINAAIAPLPLVQATGQPMGPMVSPKGYSLNVNASPAQREAAMALVAYLTSEESQRRAMQELRILPSRKSPYDDPLLSSDATLKASSEQLANGHLMPSGPEMRAVWDAMRPPYQALLGGELTAEKAAQRMQENAVEAIELMRRDDAEVEGSWVWGALAALATLALFVWQRHGLARLLPDLRRQPLAYAMVGPAIVLIFLTVVFPFFYNLVLSFSNMSLTHFRNWGITGWQNYVDVLSDEQFYAVLLKTILWTVVNVTFHVGIGVLLAVALNGPIRGKSIYRVLLILPWAVPAYITALTWRSMFHLEYGAVNLISNQLFGLPQVNWLGEATNAFIACIIANVWLGYPFMMVIALGGLQGVPQEMYEAARIDRASRWQQFRHITLPLLKPVLAPAATLGAIWTFNNLNVVWLVSNGGAPSNKTHILVSYVYKEVFNLYRYGYGAALSMIVFIILLVFCLAFLHRSKATENVYG